The Kitasatospora setae KM-6054 genome contains a region encoding:
- a CDS encoding ABC transporter permease, whose protein sequence is MKLARDTWLVFQRQVLLMWRTPIWIVIGITQPVFYLLLFAPLLKKVLAPMGATTYAEAYQIYVPGLLAVLCIFGGLYTGFSLLGELKAGIIERSRVTPVSRLALLLGRALRETLGLLVQAVIITLVALPFGLRVDVPSLLLAYVLLGLLALMTSAISYGIALALPNDAAMAPVVNTIAQPIGLLSGVLLPLALAPVWLQRVAEWNPFYWAVEGMRALFSGHPGDSVVWQGLLIVTALTTAAVWYSARLFSARIR, encoded by the coding sequence GTGAAGCTCGCCCGTGACACCTGGCTGGTCTTCCAGCGGCAAGTGCTGCTGATGTGGCGCACACCGATCTGGATCGTCATCGGCATCACCCAGCCGGTCTTCTACCTGCTGCTCTTCGCCCCGCTGCTGAAGAAGGTGCTCGCCCCGATGGGCGCCACCACCTACGCCGAGGCGTACCAGATCTACGTCCCCGGCCTGCTGGCGGTGCTCTGCATCTTCGGCGGCCTCTACACCGGCTTCAGCCTGCTCGGCGAGCTGAAGGCCGGCATCATCGAGCGCTCCCGGGTGACCCCGGTCAGCCGGCTCGCCCTGCTGCTCGGCCGGGCCCTGCGCGAGACGCTCGGCCTGCTCGTCCAGGCGGTCATCATCACCCTGGTCGCGCTGCCGTTCGGCCTGCGGGTCGACGTGCCGAGCCTGCTGCTGGCGTACGTGCTGCTCGGCCTGCTGGCGCTGATGACCTCCGCGATCTCGTACGGCATCGCGCTGGCGCTGCCCAACGACGCCGCGATGGCGCCGGTGGTCAACACCATCGCCCAGCCGATCGGCCTGCTCTCCGGCGTGCTGCTGCCGCTGGCGCTGGCGCCGGTGTGGCTGCAGCGGGTCGCCGAGTGGAACCCCTTCTACTGGGCGGTGGAGGGCATGCGGGCGCTGTTCTCCGGGCACCCCGGCGACAGCGTGGTCTGGCAGGGGCTGCTGATCGTCACGGCGCTGACCACCGCGGCGGTCTGGTACTCGGCCCGGCTGTTCTCGGCCCGGATCCGGTAG
- a CDS encoding daunorubicin resistance protein DrrA family ABC transporter ATP-binding protein — MIETKGLRKSYPSGKHGRTVVDAVRGIDLDVQAGEIFGFLGPNGAGKTTTLRMLATLIRPDGGRALVAGADLLADPAEVRRRIGYVAQGGGTADAVSGREELVMQARMYGLRKADALRQTEDALKAFELTEFADRHCGTYSGGQRRRVDIALGVIHSPKVLFLDEPTVGLDPASRGQVWAEIKRLRTEGMTVVVTTHYLDEADALCDRVAIVDHGEVVVEGTPEALKREISGDVVLLGLAAGDAEPAADALRGQPALHRLERNEDGLRLYLDDGAAAIPQLLSVLNGAGIVPGTVQLQRPSLDDVFLARTGRSIEQS, encoded by the coding sequence TTGATCGAGACCAAGGGACTTCGCAAGTCCTACCCGTCCGGAAAGCACGGCCGCACCGTCGTCGACGCCGTCCGCGGCATCGATCTGGACGTCCAAGCGGGCGAGATCTTCGGCTTCCTCGGCCCGAACGGCGCCGGGAAGACCACCACGCTGCGCATGCTCGCCACGCTGATCCGCCCGGACGGCGGCCGGGCCCTGGTGGCCGGCGCCGACCTGCTGGCCGACCCGGCCGAGGTCCGCCGCCGGATCGGCTACGTCGCCCAGGGCGGCGGCACCGCCGACGCGGTCAGCGGCCGGGAGGAACTGGTCATGCAGGCCCGGATGTACGGCCTGCGCAAAGCCGACGCGCTGCGCCAGACCGAGGACGCCCTGAAGGCCTTCGAGCTGACCGAGTTCGCCGACCGCCACTGCGGCACCTACTCCGGCGGCCAGCGCCGCCGGGTGGACATCGCGCTCGGCGTGATCCACTCCCCCAAGGTGCTGTTCCTCGACGAGCCGACCGTCGGCCTCGACCCGGCCAGCCGCGGCCAGGTCTGGGCCGAGATCAAGCGGCTGCGCACCGAGGGCATGACCGTCGTGGTGACCACCCACTACCTGGACGAGGCCGACGCGCTCTGCGACCGGGTCGCGATCGTCGACCACGGCGAGGTCGTCGTCGAGGGCACGCCGGAGGCGCTCAAGCGCGAGATCTCCGGCGACGTCGTGCTGCTCGGCCTCGCCGCGGGCGACGCCGAGCCCGCCGCCGACGCTCTGCGCGGGCAGCCCGCCCTGCACCGGCTGGAACGGAACGAGGACGGCCTGCGGCTCTACCTGGACGACGGCGCGGCGGCGATCCCGCAGCTGCTGAGCGTCCTGAACGGGGCGGGCATCGTCCCCGGCACGGTGCAGCTCCAGCGGCCGAGCCTGGACGACGTCTTCCTGGCCCGCACCGGCCGCTCCATCGAACAGTCCTGA
- a CDS encoding glycosyltransferase: MSRFLLAVPPLAGHVNPAAGIADELVARGHEVAWTGTETMLRPLLGPDARVFGTGNRMFRAMGGHGLASLRSLWEGFVVPYAKFTLKPLDAVVREFRPDALLVDQHTPAAALVAHRYGLPWATLAPGALELGRPYRHLPGVEAWTAGLLAGLWERAGLPADEFTDPRFSPHLVLATTGRPLLGDLPQRPEHALVGPVLTPRPKDPAFPWERLTPGRRTVLVTMGTMSDAVGADFLHRTVAALGQLGDGVRAVVAAPRGALPAALPDSVTVVDRAPILELLSGGRLDAVLCHGGMNTVVESLAHGVPVLAAPIRNDQPFVARRVAEAGAGLRVPFARVSPPVIAERLRRVLDEPSHRAAAESIGRQLLSGGGALAAADRMEALVTS; this comes from the coding sequence ATGAGCCGCTTCCTGCTGGCCGTGCCGCCGCTGGCCGGGCACGTCAACCCGGCGGCCGGGATCGCCGACGAGCTGGTCGCGCGCGGCCACGAGGTGGCCTGGACCGGCACCGAGACGATGCTGCGGCCGCTGCTCGGCCCGGACGCCCGGGTCTTCGGCACCGGCAACCGGATGTTCCGGGCGATGGGCGGCCACGGCCTGGCCTCGCTGCGCTCGCTCTGGGAGGGCTTCGTCGTCCCGTACGCCAAGTTCACCCTGAAGCCGCTGGACGCGGTGGTGCGGGAGTTCCGGCCGGACGCGCTGCTGGTCGACCAGCACACCCCGGCGGCCGCGCTGGTCGCGCACCGGTACGGGCTGCCGTGGGCGACGCTGGCGCCGGGCGCGCTGGAGCTGGGCCGCCCGTACCGGCACCTGCCGGGGGTCGAGGCGTGGACGGCGGGCCTGCTGGCCGGGCTGTGGGAGCGGGCCGGGCTGCCGGCGGACGAGTTCACCGACCCGCGCTTCTCACCGCACCTGGTGCTGGCCACCACCGGCCGGCCGCTCCTCGGCGACCTGCCGCAGCGCCCGGAGCACGCCCTGGTCGGGCCGGTGCTGACCCCCCGTCCGAAGGACCCGGCGTTCCCGTGGGAGCGGCTGACGCCGGGGCGGCGCACCGTACTGGTCACCATGGGGACGATGTCGGACGCGGTCGGCGCGGACTTCCTGCACCGGACGGTGGCGGCGCTGGGGCAGCTCGGCGACGGCGTGCGGGCGGTGGTGGCCGCGCCCCGGGGGGCACTGCCGGCTGCCCTTCCGGACTCCGTCACGGTGGTCGATCGGGCACCGATCCTGGAGCTGCTGTCCGGCGGCCGGTTGGACGCGGTGCTCTGCCATGGTGGGATGAACACCGTGGTCGAGTCGCTGGCGCACGGTGTCCCCGTGCTGGCGGCGCCGATCCGCAACGACCAGCCGTTCGTGGCGCGGCGGGTCGCGGAGGCCGGGGCCGGCCTGCGCGTCCCGTTCGCCCGGGTCAGTCCGCCGGTGATCGCCGAGCGGCTGCGGCGGGTGCTCGACGAGCCCTCCCACCGGGCGGCCGCCGAGTCGATCGGTCGTCAACTGCTGTCCGGTGGCGGGGCGTTGGCCGCCGCCGACCGGATGGAAGCACTGGTCACCAGCTGA
- a CDS encoding 3-oxoacyl-[acyl-carrier-protein] synthase III C-terminal domain-containing protein produces MTALEAVAVHLPPRLEPIEDVGARIGLTPRQLRLFRRFHGLDQVRLDPDGTLLDLLDAAVRALPELRGNEHRIRYLLHARNTPVAVPYPLNPLHQLRERFGLTNAEAFTVTQQACAASLLAVDLAGRLLADDGDPTALALVVAGEKTFTRDAQLLPETTIFAEAATACLVSADGPHDRVLSYTVRQRPEFYGRPAEDPELMLRYQREYQPTMIETIHAALDQAGLELSDLALLLPHNVNQASWRLICQQLGHPVERVVLGNVASVGHSFAADAFVNLHTATTGGTLRPGDHYLIAAAGVGATFAAMVLQH; encoded by the coding sequence GTGACCGCACTGGAGGCAGTGGCCGTCCACCTCCCCCCGCGACTCGAACCGATCGAGGACGTGGGCGCCAGGATCGGCCTTACCCCACGTCAACTCCGACTCTTCCGCCGCTTCCACGGCCTGGACCAGGTGCGCCTGGACCCGGACGGGACGCTGCTCGACCTGCTGGACGCCGCCGTCCGGGCCCTGCCCGAACTGCGCGGCAACGAACACCGGATCCGGTACCTGCTGCACGCCCGCAACACACCGGTCGCCGTGCCCTACCCGCTCAACCCCCTGCACCAGCTCCGCGAACGCTTCGGCCTGACCAACGCCGAGGCGTTCACCGTCACCCAACAGGCCTGCGCCGCCTCGCTGCTGGCCGTCGACCTGGCCGGCCGGCTGCTCGCCGACGACGGCGACCCGACGGCGCTGGCGCTGGTCGTCGCGGGCGAGAAGACCTTCACCCGGGACGCCCAACTCCTCCCGGAGACCACGATCTTCGCCGAGGCCGCGACCGCCTGCCTGGTCAGCGCCGACGGCCCGCACGACCGGGTGCTCTCCTACACCGTCCGCCAGCGCCCCGAGTTCTACGGCCGCCCGGCCGAGGACCCGGAACTGATGCTCCGCTACCAGCGCGAGTACCAGCCCACCATGATCGAGACCATCCACGCCGCGCTCGACCAGGCCGGCCTGGAACTCTCCGACCTCGCGCTGCTGCTCCCGCACAACGTCAACCAGGCGTCCTGGCGGCTGATCTGCCAACAGCTCGGCCACCCCGTCGAACGGGTCGTCCTGGGCAACGTCGCCTCGGTCGGGCACAGCTTCGCCGCCGACGCCTTCGTCAACCTGCACACCGCCACCACCGGCGGCACGCTCCGGCCCGGCGACCACTACCTGATCGCCGCCGCCGGCGTCGGCGCCACCTTCGCGGCCATGGTCCTCCAGCACTGA
- a CDS encoding acyl carrier protein, whose product MPETALPAAEPAAAPADPEVRDRIRRGIEDVLPRVLGVELAEVPANACFFEDYGLTSSGIVELVLDIEETLAIQVDVEHLAIDDLRTVDSLTDYVVGHHVDED is encoded by the coding sequence ATGCCAGAAACCGCCCTGCCCGCCGCTGAGCCCGCCGCCGCGCCGGCCGACCCCGAGGTGCGCGACCGCATCCGGCGCGGCATCGAGGACGTCCTGCCGCGCGTCCTGGGCGTCGAACTCGCCGAGGTCCCGGCGAACGCCTGCTTCTTCGAGGACTACGGCCTGACCTCCTCCGGCATCGTCGAACTCGTCCTCGACATCGAGGAGACGCTCGCCATCCAGGTCGACGTCGAGCACCTCGCCATCGACGACCTCCGCACCGTCGACAGCCTCACCGACTACGTCGTCGGGCACCACGTCGACGAGGACTGA
- a CDS encoding 4'-phosphopantetheinyl transferase family protein, translating to MNPAVHPATTDAPDVTDVIDVWSIPTDQPPAVVRRLYGLLDAEERERADRARDPRQGERFAVVRGAVRLLVAERLAVPPEALVWRRGPHGRPAPVTADGGFDVNWSASGALGLLAVATGRRVGADVEQLRPPGVGARIARRHFPPADAALVLDAADPADGAEQFTRLWCRREACVKVYGGRLAQGLGLPLAGPSPLRLADPGPLGPGPLRLADVPVPGPFRAAVAADGDRPFTVRRHHWS from the coding sequence GTGAACCCTGCCGTACACCCCGCCACCACCGATGCTCCCGACGTCACCGACGTCATCGACGTCTGGAGCATCCCCACCGACCAGCCCCCGGCCGTCGTCCGCCGGCTGTACGGCCTGCTCGACGCCGAGGAGCGCGAGCGGGCCGACCGGGCCCGCGACCCCCGGCAGGGCGAGCGCTTCGCCGTGGTCCGCGGCGCCGTCCGGCTGCTGGTCGCCGAGCGGCTCGCCGTCCCGCCCGAGGCGCTCGTCTGGCGGCGCGGCCCGCACGGCAGACCCGCCCCCGTCACCGCCGACGGGGGCTTCGACGTCAACTGGTCGGCCTCCGGCGCCCTCGGCCTGCTCGCCGTCGCCACCGGCCGCCGGGTCGGCGCCGACGTCGAACAGCTCCGCCCGCCCGGGGTCGGCGCCCGGATCGCCCGCCGCCACTTCCCGCCCGCCGACGCGGCCCTCGTCCTGGACGCCGCCGACCCGGCCGACGGCGCCGAGCAGTTCACCCGGCTCTGGTGCCGCCGCGAGGCCTGCGTCAAGGTGTACGGCGGCCGGCTCGCCCAGGGCCTCGGCCTCCCGCTGGCCGGCCCCTCCCCGCTGCGGCTGGCCGACCCGGGACCGCTCGGCCCCGGCCCGCTCCGGCTCGCCGACGTCCCCGTGCCCGGCCCGTTCCGCGCGGCGGTCGCGGCCGACGGGGACCGCCCGTTCACCGTCCGCCGGCACCACTGGTCCTGA
- a CDS encoding GNAT family N-acetyltransferase: protein MSGDGEFLIRRLADGDWDAVVALEHDAYAADGLSEGEQALRSRVACSPETCFVLEQRDTGAVRGYLLSLPYPPLRCPDLAVAEAGAFASDNLHVHDLVLAEELRGRELAANLMEHVQARAVEAGFAQVSMVAVRGSDILLRFYGYRAHREVAVPASYGRRAVYMSKPLAD from the coding sequence GTGAGCGGGGACGGGGAGTTCCTGATCCGGCGACTGGCCGACGGGGACTGGGACGCCGTGGTCGCGCTGGAGCACGACGCCTACGCGGCCGACGGCCTCTCCGAGGGCGAGCAGGCACTGCGGTCCCGGGTCGCCTGCTCGCCGGAGACCTGCTTCGTGCTGGAGCAGCGCGACACCGGCGCCGTCCGCGGCTACCTGCTGAGTCTGCCGTACCCGCCGCTGCGCTGCCCGGACCTGGCCGTCGCGGAGGCCGGGGCGTTCGCCTCGGACAACCTGCACGTCCACGACCTGGTGCTGGCCGAGGAGCTGCGCGGCCGGGAGCTGGCCGCGAACCTGATGGAGCACGTGCAGGCGCGGGCCGTGGAGGCGGGCTTCGCGCAGGTGTCGATGGTCGCGGTGCGCGGCTCCGACATCCTGCTGCGCTTCTACGGCTACCGCGCGCACCGGGAGGTCGCCGTGCCGGCGTCCTACGGGCGGCGGGCGGTCTACATGTCGAAGCCGCTGGCGGACTGA
- a CDS encoding DUF6271 family protein, with protein sequence MQRVCLALPTMRACPGTIVDLAEEAAYAVETFGAEVHLLVLDTTVDAEFAKNADAVAALVPAPGVFVHHLGNEAQRAFFLDVARRSGSADPELMLDLMLPSDVAYGSCVNRIFLGAAALGCTSAHLRNDDFDYQVVDGAKMFPIHHELLSLGKPAGEALAGVARSELDPADAEKPVMLVSASFMGELNVDIGEINELDPEVYRDLVRLWTPRVWTREQQDAMVEISFKGAEHDSFDPADSVLGVPDIWDVYMCNVAIDHRGYEVLPLVPSLRTIGADYALLHALVHAKLPAVIHKRHIVNYYTPERRVGAGFVSYQLRFVKMLLSMLYLYPVYGQMIDLGRDLLDERHELRVEPILGLVRSTIDLERDTNEQCLDEVDRLYRKLGGKYAELADVVAGQRQQLLDEAREDAIRWAALIEGWAPMVAAARERGLAG encoded by the coding sequence ATGCAACGAGTCTGCCTCGCCCTGCCCACCATGCGGGCCTGTCCCGGCACCATCGTGGACCTCGCCGAGGAGGCGGCCTACGCCGTCGAGACGTTCGGGGCCGAGGTCCACCTCCTCGTCCTGGACACCACCGTGGACGCCGAGTTCGCGAAGAACGCGGACGCGGTGGCCGCGCTGGTCCCCGCCCCCGGCGTGTTCGTCCACCACCTCGGCAACGAGGCGCAGCGCGCGTTCTTCCTCGACGTGGCGCGGCGCTCGGGCAGCGCCGACCCCGAGCTGATGCTCGACCTGATGCTGCCGTCGGACGTCGCGTACGGCTCCTGCGTCAACCGGATCTTCCTGGGCGCGGCCGCCCTCGGCTGCACCTCGGCGCACCTGCGCAACGACGACTTCGACTACCAGGTCGTCGACGGCGCGAAGATGTTCCCGATCCACCACGAGCTGCTGTCGCTCGGCAAGCCGGCCGGCGAGGCGCTGGCCGGGGTGGCCCGCTCCGAGCTGGACCCGGCGGACGCGGAGAAGCCGGTGATGCTGGTCAGCGCGTCCTTCATGGGCGAGCTCAACGTGGACATCGGCGAGATCAACGAGCTCGACCCGGAGGTCTACCGGGACCTGGTGCGGCTGTGGACCCCGCGGGTGTGGACCCGGGAGCAGCAGGACGCGATGGTCGAGATCTCCTTCAAGGGCGCCGAGCACGACTCGTTCGACCCGGCGGACTCGGTGCTCGGCGTGCCGGACATCTGGGACGTCTACATGTGCAACGTCGCCATCGACCACCGGGGTTACGAGGTGCTGCCGCTGGTGCCCTCGCTGCGCACGATCGGCGCCGACTACGCGCTGCTGCACGCGCTGGTGCACGCCAAGCTGCCCGCCGTCATCCACAAGCGGCACATCGTCAACTACTACACGCCGGAGCGCCGGGTCGGCGCCGGGTTCGTCTCGTACCAGCTGCGCTTCGTGAAGATGCTGCTCTCGATGCTGTACCTGTACCCGGTCTACGGCCAGATGATCGACCTCGGCCGCGACCTGCTGGACGAGCGGCACGAGCTGCGGGTCGAGCCGATCCTCGGCCTGGTGCGCAGCACCATCGACCTGGAGCGGGACACCAACGAGCAGTGCCTGGACGAGGTGGACCGCCTCTACCGCAAGCTGGGCGGCAAGTACGCCGAGCTGGCGGACGTGGTGGCCGGGCAGCGGCAGCAGCTGCTGGACGAGGCGCGCGAGGACGCGATCCGCTGGGCCGCGCTGATCGAGGGCTGGGCGCCGATGGTGGCCGCCGCCCGCGAGCGGGGGCTCGCCGGGTGA